From a region of the Canis lupus dingo isolate Sandy chromosome 5, ASM325472v2, whole genome shotgun sequence genome:
- the BSX gene encoding brain-specific homeobox protein homolog, producing MNLNFTSPLHPASSQRPTSFFIEDILLHKPKPLREMAPDHFASSLASRVPLLDYGYPLMPTPTLLAPHPHHPLHKGDHHHPYFLTTSGMPVPALFPHPQHSELPGKHCRRRKARTVFSDSQLSGLEKRFEIQRYLSTPERVELATALSLSETQVKTWFQNRRMKHKKQLRKSQDEPKAPDGPESPEGSPRGPEAASAEARLGLPAGPFVLTEPEDEVDIGDEGELGPGPHVL from the exons ATGAATCTCAACTTCACCTCCCCGCTACACCCGGCGTCTTCTCAGAGGCCCACGTCCTTCTTCATTGAGGACATCCTGCTGCACAAGCCCAAGCCGCTAAGGGAGATGGCCCCTGACCACTTCGCCAGCTCTCTGGCCTCCCGGGTGCCTCTGCTAGACTATGGCTACCCCCTCATGCCCACACCCACCCTCCTGGCTCCTCACCCTCATCACCCTCTGCATAAGGGAGACCACCACCACCCTTATTTCCTCACCACCTCGG GGATGCCGGTGCCCGCGCTCTTCCCGCACCCCCAGCACAGCGAGCTGCCGGGCAAGCACTGCCGCCGCCGCAAGGCTCGCACGGTGTTCTCGGACTCGCAGCTCTCGGGCCTGGAGAAGAGATTCGAGATCCAGCGCTACCTGTCCACGCCGGAGCGGGTGGAGCTGGCCACGGCGCTCAGCCTGTCCGAGACGCAG GTGAAAACGTGGTTCCAGAACCGGCGGATGAAGCATAAAAAGCAGCTGAGGAAAAGTCAGGATGAGCCCAAAGCGCCAGACGGGCCCGAGAGCCCCGAGGGCAGCCCCCGCGGCCCAGAGGCCGCCTCTGCCGAGGCTCGGCTGGGTCTGCCCGCCGGCCCCTTCGTGCTGACCGAGCCGGAGGACGAGGTGGACATTGGGGACGAGGGGGAGCTGGGCCCCGGGCCGCACGTGCTCtga